The proteins below are encoded in one region of Plutella xylostella chromosome 13, ilPluXylo3.1, whole genome shotgun sequence:
- the LOC105396652 gene encoding coatomer subunit beta isoform X1 encodes MGGVEQSCYTLINFPTDAEPYNELQLKIDLERGDIKKKIEALKKVIGIILSGEKIPGILMVIIRFVLPLQDHTIKKLLLIFWEIVPKTTPDGKLLQEMILVCDSYRKDLQHPNEFIRGSTLRFLCKLKEPELLEPLMPAIRACLEHRHSYVRRNAVLAIFTIYRNFDFLIPDAPELIGKFLETEQDMSCKRNAFLMLLHAEQERALSYLADRLDSVAGFGDILQLVIVELIYKVCHANPSERSRFIRTVYGLLNAPSAAVRYEAAGTLVTLSTAPAAIKAAASCYIDLIVKESDNNVKLIVLSRLGALRQNEAAARALPALAMDVLRVLQSADLDVRAQALQLALDLVTPRHADELVQVLRKEAARATSADSDHAAQYRQLLVRALHKAALQVSAAGSTRSDVTRGGADSDHAAQYRQLLVRALHKAALQFPEVAGSVAPALLELLGDGSEPAAPDVLLFTREALQTFPDLRGQIYQRLLDSIGNIKVGKVARSALWLLAQFADTEARAEAALAAVAACVPTIGGEQEQTEDSAAKQEATAAPRQLVTSDGTYASQSAFNLPSSAASASTSTNNLRSALTSGDSFTAACACSALAKLSLKQATVRDANRALHLAARLLAHYKINAGNGTTLTADDIEHAALCARLSSRRPKALLGAAIDGSGEALKALLKETAADDVAAKEREAASAKRTVDVEEGIVFSQLAGAGAANTHHDIFEVSLSKALDGRSGQGEDKGKLSKVTQLTGFSDPVYAEAIVAVNQYDIVLDVLVVNQTDDTLQNCTVELATLGDLRLVERPASVVLAPRDYATIKAHVKVASTENGIIFGNIVYEVTGASMDRGVVVLNDIHIDIVDYIQPAACSDADFRSMWAEFEWENKVSVNTNITDLKEYLQHLLASTNMKCLTPEKALSGQCGFMAANMYARSIFGEDALANLSIERALNKPDAPVVGHVRIRAKSQGMALSLGDKINMMQKAAHKPSASPPTPAA; translated from the exons ATGGGGGGCGTGGAGCAATCCTGTTACACTCTCATCAACTTCCCAACTGATGCAGAGCCCTACAATGAACTGCAACTCAAGATTGACTTGG AGAGAGGTGATATCAAGAAGAAGATTGAGGCTTTAAAGAAGGTCATTGGTATCATTCTCTCTGGGGAGAAGATACCCGGTATCCTCATGGTCATCATCAG GTTTGTGCTGCCACTGCAAGACCACACCATCAAAAAGCTGCTGTTGATCTTCTGGGAGATCGTCCCGAAGACCACCCCCGACGGCAAGCTGCTGCAAGAGATGATCCTTGTCTGTGACTCATACAGGAAG GACCTGCAACACCCGAACGAGTTCATCCGCGGCTCCACCCTCCGGTTCCTGTGCAAGCTGAAGGAGCCCGAGCTGCTGGAGCCGCTGATGCCGGCGATCAGGGCCTGTCTCGAGCACCGGCACTCGTATGTTCGGAGGAACGCCGTGCTGGCCATCTTTACCATCTACCG AAACTTCGACTTCCTCATCCCGGACGCTCCAGAGCTGATCGGCAAGTTCTTAGAGACGGAACAGGACATGTCGTGCAAACGGAATGCCTTCCTGATGCTGCTACATGCAGAACAGGAGCGAGCATTGAGCTACCTGGCGGATAGACTGGATAGTGTGGCTGGGTTCGGGGATATATTGCAGCTGGTTATTGTGGAGCTCATTTATAAG GTGTGCCACGCGAACCCGTCGGAACGCTCGCGTTTCATCCGCACAGTGTATGGCCTGCTGAACGCGCCCAGCGCCGCGGTTCGGTACGAGGCGGCCGGCACGCTGGTCACGCTGTCTACCGCGCCTGCCGCTATTAAG GCGGCAGCATCCTGCTACATCGACCTCATAGTCAAAGAGTCCGACAACAACGTGAAACTAATCGTGCTCTCTCGGCTCGGAGCCCTGCGACAGAacgaggcggcggcgcgcgcgctgccCGCGCTCGCCATGGACGTGCTGAGGGTGTTGCAATCAGCTGATTTGGATGTGCGCGCGCAGGCTCTACAACTAG CCCTGGACCTCGTAACCCCCCGGCACGCGGACGAGCTGGTGCAAGTCCTGCGCAAGGAGGCGGCGCGCGCCACCA GCGCCGACAGCGACCACGCCGCCCAGTACCGCCAGCTGCTGGTGCGCGCGCTGCACAAGGCCGCGCTGCAGGTGAGTGCTGCTGGTTCTACACGCAGTGACGTCACGCGAGGAGGCGCCGACAGCGACCACGCCGCCCAGTACCGCCAGCTGCTGGTGCGCGCGCTGCACAAGGCCGCGCTGCAG TTCCCAGAAGTGGCCGGCAGCGTGGCGCCCGCGCTGCTGGAGCTGCTCGGGGACGGCAGCGAGCCGGCCGCGCCCGACGTGCTGCTGTTCACTAGAGAGGCTCTGCAGACCTTCCCGGACCTCCGGGGGCAGATCTACCAG CGTCTCCTAGACTCAATCGGCAACATCAAGGTGGGCAAGGTGGCCCGTTCAGCTCTGTGGCTACTCGCGCAATTCGCGGACACGGAGGCGCGCGCCGAGGCCGCCCTGGCCGCCGTGGCCGCCTGCGTGCCTACTATAGGGGGGGAGCAAGAG CAGACGGAGGATTCCGCAGCGAAGCAGGAGGCGACCGCGGCGCCGCGGCAGCTGGTCACTAGTGATGGGACCTACGCGTCGCAGTCCGCCTTCAACCTGCCCTC GTCCGCCGCCTCTGCATCAACATCCACCAACAACCTCCGCTCAGCGCTCACGTCAGGCGACTCGTTCACGGCCGCCTGCGCCTGCTCCGCGCTGGCCAAGCTGTCGCTCAAGCAGGCCACTGTGAGGGACGCCAACAGGGCGCTGCACCTCGCTGCTAGGCTACTGGCTCATTATAAGATTAATGctg GCAACGGCACAACCCTAACAGCGGACGACATAGAGCACGCGGCACTCTGCGCCCGGCTCAGCTCGCGACGCCCCAAGGCTCTATTAGGAGCCGCCATCGATGGCAGTGGAGAGGCACTTAAAGCACTGCTGAAGGAGACTGCTGCTGATGATGTGGCTGCCAAG GAGCGCGAAGCAGCGTCAGCCAAGCGCACAGTGGACGTAGAAGAAGGCATCGTGTTCTCGCAActggcgggcgcgggcgccgccAACACGCACCACGACATCTTCGAGGTGTCGCTGTCCAAGGCGCTGGACG GTCGCTCCGGGCAAGGAGAGGACAAAGGCAAGCTGTCCAAGGTCACGCAGCTGACAGGATTCTCCGACCCCGTGTACGCGGAGGCCATCGTGGCCGTCAACCAGTACGACATCGTGCTCGACGTGCTGGTGGTTAACCAGACCG ACGATACGCTCCAGAACTGCACAGTGGAGCTGGCCACACTAGGAGACCTGCGATTGGTGGAGCGGCCCGCCTCGGTGGTGTTAGCCCCGCGAGACTACGCCACCATAAAGGCACACGTCAAGGTGGCGTCCACGGAGAACGGGATCATATTTGGGAATATTG TGTACGAAGTGACGGGCGCGTCCATGGACCGAGGAGTCGTGGTGCTGAACGAC ATCCACATCGACATCGTGGACTACATCCAGCCGGCCGCGTGCAGCGACGCCGACTTCCGCTCAATGTGGGCCGAGTTCGAGTGGGAGAACAAG GTCTCCGTGAACACCAACATCACAGACCTGAAGGAATACCTGCAGCACCTCCTCGCTTCTACCAACATGAAGTGTCTCACGCCAGAAAAG GCGCTCTCCGGTCAATGCGGCTTCATGGCGGCCAACATGTACGCTAGATCCATCTTCGGTGAAGACGCTTTAGCCAACCTGAGCATTGAACGAGCGCTCAACAAGCCCGACGCACCGGTCGTGGGTCATGTGAGGATACGAGCTAAGAGCCAG
- the LOC105396652 gene encoding coatomer subunit beta isoform X6 produces the protein MGGVEQSCYTLINFPTDAEPYNELQLKIDLERGDIKKKIEALKKVIGIILSGEKIPGILMVIIRFVLPLQDHTIKKLLLIFWEIVPKTTPDGKLLQEMILVCDSYRKDLQHPNEFIRGSTLRFLCKLKEPELLEPLMPAIRACLEHRHSYVRRNAVLAIFTIYRNFDFLIPDAPELIGKFLETEQDMSCKRNAFLMLLHAEQERALSYLADRLDSVAGFGDILQLVIVELIYKVCHANPSERSRFIRTVYGLLNAPSAAVRYEAAGTLVTLSTAPAAIKAAASCYIDLIVKESDNNVKLIVLSRLGALRQNEAAARALPALAMDVLRVLQSADLDVRAQALQLALDLVTPRHADELVQVLRKEAARATSADSDHAAQYRQLLVRALHKAALQFPEVAGSVAPALLELLGDGSEPAAPDVLLFTREALQTFPDLRGQIYQRLLDSIGNIKVGKVARSALWLLAQFADTEARAEAALAAVAACVPTIGGEQETEDSAAKQEATAAPRQLVTSDGTYASQSAFNLPSSAASASTSTNNLRSALTSGDSFTAACACSALAKLSLKQATVRDANRALHLAARLLAHYKINAGNGTTLTADDIEHAALCARLSSRRPKALLGAAIDGSGEALKALLKETAADDVAAKEREAASAKRTVDVEEGIVFSQLAGAGAANTHHDIFEVSLSKALDGRSGQGEDKGKLSKVTQLTGFSDPVYAEAIVAVNQYDIVLDVLVVNQTDDTLQNCTVELATLGDLRLVERPASVVLAPRDYATIKAHVKVASTENGIIFGNIVYEVTGASMDRGVVVLNDIHIDIVDYIQPAACSDADFRSMWAEFEWENKVSVNTNITDLKEYLQHLLASTNMKCLTPEKALSGQCGFMAANMYARSIFGEDALANLSIERALNKPDAPVVGHVRIRAKSQGMALSLGDKINMMQKAAHKPSASPPTPAA, from the exons ATGGGGGGCGTGGAGCAATCCTGTTACACTCTCATCAACTTCCCAACTGATGCAGAGCCCTACAATGAACTGCAACTCAAGATTGACTTGG AGAGAGGTGATATCAAGAAGAAGATTGAGGCTTTAAAGAAGGTCATTGGTATCATTCTCTCTGGGGAGAAGATACCCGGTATCCTCATGGTCATCATCAG GTTTGTGCTGCCACTGCAAGACCACACCATCAAAAAGCTGCTGTTGATCTTCTGGGAGATCGTCCCGAAGACCACCCCCGACGGCAAGCTGCTGCAAGAGATGATCCTTGTCTGTGACTCATACAGGAAG GACCTGCAACACCCGAACGAGTTCATCCGCGGCTCCACCCTCCGGTTCCTGTGCAAGCTGAAGGAGCCCGAGCTGCTGGAGCCGCTGATGCCGGCGATCAGGGCCTGTCTCGAGCACCGGCACTCGTATGTTCGGAGGAACGCCGTGCTGGCCATCTTTACCATCTACCG AAACTTCGACTTCCTCATCCCGGACGCTCCAGAGCTGATCGGCAAGTTCTTAGAGACGGAACAGGACATGTCGTGCAAACGGAATGCCTTCCTGATGCTGCTACATGCAGAACAGGAGCGAGCATTGAGCTACCTGGCGGATAGACTGGATAGTGTGGCTGGGTTCGGGGATATATTGCAGCTGGTTATTGTGGAGCTCATTTATAAG GTGTGCCACGCGAACCCGTCGGAACGCTCGCGTTTCATCCGCACAGTGTATGGCCTGCTGAACGCGCCCAGCGCCGCGGTTCGGTACGAGGCGGCCGGCACGCTGGTCACGCTGTCTACCGCGCCTGCCGCTATTAAG GCGGCAGCATCCTGCTACATCGACCTCATAGTCAAAGAGTCCGACAACAACGTGAAACTAATCGTGCTCTCTCGGCTCGGAGCCCTGCGACAGAacgaggcggcggcgcgcgcgctgccCGCGCTCGCCATGGACGTGCTGAGGGTGTTGCAATCAGCTGATTTGGATGTGCGCGCGCAGGCTCTACAACTAG CCCTGGACCTCGTAACCCCCCGGCACGCGGACGAGCTGGTGCAAGTCCTGCGCAAGGAGGCGGCGCGCGCCACCAGCGCCGACAGCGACCACGCCGCCCAGTACCGCCAGCTGCTGGTGCGCGCGCTGCACAAGGCCGCGCTGCAG TTCCCAGAAGTGGCCGGCAGCGTGGCGCCCGCGCTGCTGGAGCTGCTCGGGGACGGCAGCGAGCCGGCCGCGCCCGACGTGCTGCTGTTCACTAGAGAGGCTCTGCAGACCTTCCCGGACCTCCGGGGGCAGATCTACCAG CGTCTCCTAGACTCAATCGGCAACATCAAGGTGGGCAAGGTGGCCCGTTCAGCTCTGTGGCTACTCGCGCAATTCGCGGACACGGAGGCGCGCGCCGAGGCCGCCCTGGCCGCCGTGGCCGCCTGCGTGCCTACTATAGGGGGGGAGCAAGAG ACGGAGGATTCCGCAGCGAAGCAGGAGGCGACCGCGGCGCCGCGGCAGCTGGTCACTAGTGATGGGACCTACGCGTCGCAGTCCGCCTTCAACCTGCCCTC GTCCGCCGCCTCTGCATCAACATCCACCAACAACCTCCGCTCAGCGCTCACGTCAGGCGACTCGTTCACGGCCGCCTGCGCCTGCTCCGCGCTGGCCAAGCTGTCGCTCAAGCAGGCCACTGTGAGGGACGCCAACAGGGCGCTGCACCTCGCTGCTAGGCTACTGGCTCATTATAAGATTAATGctg GCAACGGCACAACCCTAACAGCGGACGACATAGAGCACGCGGCACTCTGCGCCCGGCTCAGCTCGCGACGCCCCAAGGCTCTATTAGGAGCCGCCATCGATGGCAGTGGAGAGGCACTTAAAGCACTGCTGAAGGAGACTGCTGCTGATGATGTGGCTGCCAAG GAGCGCGAAGCAGCGTCAGCCAAGCGCACAGTGGACGTAGAAGAAGGCATCGTGTTCTCGCAActggcgggcgcgggcgccgccAACACGCACCACGACATCTTCGAGGTGTCGCTGTCCAAGGCGCTGGACG GTCGCTCCGGGCAAGGAGAGGACAAAGGCAAGCTGTCCAAGGTCACGCAGCTGACAGGATTCTCCGACCCCGTGTACGCGGAGGCCATCGTGGCCGTCAACCAGTACGACATCGTGCTCGACGTGCTGGTGGTTAACCAGACCG ACGATACGCTCCAGAACTGCACAGTGGAGCTGGCCACACTAGGAGACCTGCGATTGGTGGAGCGGCCCGCCTCGGTGGTGTTAGCCCCGCGAGACTACGCCACCATAAAGGCACACGTCAAGGTGGCGTCCACGGAGAACGGGATCATATTTGGGAATATTG TGTACGAAGTGACGGGCGCGTCCATGGACCGAGGAGTCGTGGTGCTGAACGAC ATCCACATCGACATCGTGGACTACATCCAGCCGGCCGCGTGCAGCGACGCCGACTTCCGCTCAATGTGGGCCGAGTTCGAGTGGGAGAACAAG GTCTCCGTGAACACCAACATCACAGACCTGAAGGAATACCTGCAGCACCTCCTCGCTTCTACCAACATGAAGTGTCTCACGCCAGAAAAG GCGCTCTCCGGTCAATGCGGCTTCATGGCGGCCAACATGTACGCTAGATCCATCTTCGGTGAAGACGCTTTAGCCAACCTGAGCATTGAACGAGCGCTCAACAAGCCCGACGCACCGGTCGTGGGTCATGTGAGGATACGAGCTAAGAGCCAG
- the LOC105396652 gene encoding coatomer subunit beta isoform X5 — translation MGGVEQSCYTLINFPTDAEPYNELQLKIDLERGDIKKKIEALKKVIGIILSGEKIPGILMVIIRFVLPLQDHTIKKLLLIFWEIVPKTTPDGKLLQEMILVCDSYRKDLQHPNEFIRGSTLRFLCKLKEPELLEPLMPAIRACLEHRHSYVRRNAVLAIFTIYRNFDFLIPDAPELIGKFLETEQDMSCKRNAFLMLLHAEQERALSYLADRLDSVAGFGDILQLVIVELIYKVCHANPSERSRFIRTVYGLLNAPSAAVRYEAAGTLVTLSTAPAAIKAAASCYIDLIVKESDNNVKLIVLSRLGALRQNEAAARALPALAMDVLRVLQSADLDVRAQALQLALDLVTPRHADELVQVLRKEAARATSADSDHAAQYRQLLVRALHKAALQFPEVAGSVAPALLELLGDGSEPAAPDVLLFTREALQTFPDLRGQIYQRLLDSIGNIKVGKVARSALWLLAQFADTEARAEAALAAVAACVPTIGGEQEQTEDSAAKQEATAAPRQLVTSDGTYASQSAFNLPSSAASASTSTNNLRSALTSGDSFTAACACSALAKLSLKQATVRDANRALHLAARLLAHYKINAGNGTTLTADDIEHAALCARLSSRRPKALLGAAIDGSGEALKALLKETAADDVAAKEREAASAKRTVDVEEGIVFSQLAGAGAANTHHDIFEVSLSKALDGRSGQGEDKGKLSKVTQLTGFSDPVYAEAIVAVNQYDIVLDVLVVNQTDDTLQNCTVELATLGDLRLVERPASVVLAPRDYATIKAHVKVASTENGIIFGNIVYEVTGASMDRGVVVLNDIHIDIVDYIQPAACSDADFRSMWAEFEWENKVSVNTNITDLKEYLQHLLASTNMKCLTPEKALSGQCGFMAANMYARSIFGEDALANLSIERALNKPDAPVVGHVRIRAKSQGMALSLGDKINMMQKAAHKPSASPPTPAA, via the exons ATGGGGGGCGTGGAGCAATCCTGTTACACTCTCATCAACTTCCCAACTGATGCAGAGCCCTACAATGAACTGCAACTCAAGATTGACTTGG AGAGAGGTGATATCAAGAAGAAGATTGAGGCTTTAAAGAAGGTCATTGGTATCATTCTCTCTGGGGAGAAGATACCCGGTATCCTCATGGTCATCATCAG GTTTGTGCTGCCACTGCAAGACCACACCATCAAAAAGCTGCTGTTGATCTTCTGGGAGATCGTCCCGAAGACCACCCCCGACGGCAAGCTGCTGCAAGAGATGATCCTTGTCTGTGACTCATACAGGAAG GACCTGCAACACCCGAACGAGTTCATCCGCGGCTCCACCCTCCGGTTCCTGTGCAAGCTGAAGGAGCCCGAGCTGCTGGAGCCGCTGATGCCGGCGATCAGGGCCTGTCTCGAGCACCGGCACTCGTATGTTCGGAGGAACGCCGTGCTGGCCATCTTTACCATCTACCG AAACTTCGACTTCCTCATCCCGGACGCTCCAGAGCTGATCGGCAAGTTCTTAGAGACGGAACAGGACATGTCGTGCAAACGGAATGCCTTCCTGATGCTGCTACATGCAGAACAGGAGCGAGCATTGAGCTACCTGGCGGATAGACTGGATAGTGTGGCTGGGTTCGGGGATATATTGCAGCTGGTTATTGTGGAGCTCATTTATAAG GTGTGCCACGCGAACCCGTCGGAACGCTCGCGTTTCATCCGCACAGTGTATGGCCTGCTGAACGCGCCCAGCGCCGCGGTTCGGTACGAGGCGGCCGGCACGCTGGTCACGCTGTCTACCGCGCCTGCCGCTATTAAG GCGGCAGCATCCTGCTACATCGACCTCATAGTCAAAGAGTCCGACAACAACGTGAAACTAATCGTGCTCTCTCGGCTCGGAGCCCTGCGACAGAacgaggcggcggcgcgcgcgctgccCGCGCTCGCCATGGACGTGCTGAGGGTGTTGCAATCAGCTGATTTGGATGTGCGCGCGCAGGCTCTACAACTAG CCCTGGACCTCGTAACCCCCCGGCACGCGGACGAGCTGGTGCAAGTCCTGCGCAAGGAGGCGGCGCGCGCCACCAGCGCCGACAGCGACCACGCCGCCCAGTACCGCCAGCTGCTGGTGCGCGCGCTGCACAAGGCCGCGCTGCAG TTCCCAGAAGTGGCCGGCAGCGTGGCGCCCGCGCTGCTGGAGCTGCTCGGGGACGGCAGCGAGCCGGCCGCGCCCGACGTGCTGCTGTTCACTAGAGAGGCTCTGCAGACCTTCCCGGACCTCCGGGGGCAGATCTACCAG CGTCTCCTAGACTCAATCGGCAACATCAAGGTGGGCAAGGTGGCCCGTTCAGCTCTGTGGCTACTCGCGCAATTCGCGGACACGGAGGCGCGCGCCGAGGCCGCCCTGGCCGCCGTGGCCGCCTGCGTGCCTACTATAGGGGGGGAGCAAGAG CAGACGGAGGATTCCGCAGCGAAGCAGGAGGCGACCGCGGCGCCGCGGCAGCTGGTCACTAGTGATGGGACCTACGCGTCGCAGTCCGCCTTCAACCTGCCCTC GTCCGCCGCCTCTGCATCAACATCCACCAACAACCTCCGCTCAGCGCTCACGTCAGGCGACTCGTTCACGGCCGCCTGCGCCTGCTCCGCGCTGGCCAAGCTGTCGCTCAAGCAGGCCACTGTGAGGGACGCCAACAGGGCGCTGCACCTCGCTGCTAGGCTACTGGCTCATTATAAGATTAATGctg GCAACGGCACAACCCTAACAGCGGACGACATAGAGCACGCGGCACTCTGCGCCCGGCTCAGCTCGCGACGCCCCAAGGCTCTATTAGGAGCCGCCATCGATGGCAGTGGAGAGGCACTTAAAGCACTGCTGAAGGAGACTGCTGCTGATGATGTGGCTGCCAAG GAGCGCGAAGCAGCGTCAGCCAAGCGCACAGTGGACGTAGAAGAAGGCATCGTGTTCTCGCAActggcgggcgcgggcgccgccAACACGCACCACGACATCTTCGAGGTGTCGCTGTCCAAGGCGCTGGACG GTCGCTCCGGGCAAGGAGAGGACAAAGGCAAGCTGTCCAAGGTCACGCAGCTGACAGGATTCTCCGACCCCGTGTACGCGGAGGCCATCGTGGCCGTCAACCAGTACGACATCGTGCTCGACGTGCTGGTGGTTAACCAGACCG ACGATACGCTCCAGAACTGCACAGTGGAGCTGGCCACACTAGGAGACCTGCGATTGGTGGAGCGGCCCGCCTCGGTGGTGTTAGCCCCGCGAGACTACGCCACCATAAAGGCACACGTCAAGGTGGCGTCCACGGAGAACGGGATCATATTTGGGAATATTG TGTACGAAGTGACGGGCGCGTCCATGGACCGAGGAGTCGTGGTGCTGAACGAC ATCCACATCGACATCGTGGACTACATCCAGCCGGCCGCGTGCAGCGACGCCGACTTCCGCTCAATGTGGGCCGAGTTCGAGTGGGAGAACAAG GTCTCCGTGAACACCAACATCACAGACCTGAAGGAATACCTGCAGCACCTCCTCGCTTCTACCAACATGAAGTGTCTCACGCCAGAAAAG GCGCTCTCCGGTCAATGCGGCTTCATGGCGGCCAACATGTACGCTAGATCCATCTTCGGTGAAGACGCTTTAGCCAACCTGAGCATTGAACGAGCGCTCAACAAGCCCGACGCACCGGTCGTGGGTCATGTGAGGATACGAGCTAAGAGCCAG